CTGTACATTTATCATTATTAAAAAAGGTTTGcctagtgaaaagaaaaaaaaaaaggccacataaatataataacatacaaaatacacacttttaaaataggtcaaTTTTGGTACGTTAAAAACAACGTGTCAATCGGACTCACTGTACATTTGGTTATTTTAGTCCTTCAAATTCAAATCTAACTTGAAAATAGGTCAACTTGACCTGCAACAAAACAGGTGGGTTAAGTCTTTCATGAAGACTGGTCATATTATTAAGTACGCCTGCTTAAAAAATACAACTCCCGTCTGCAGTCATTATGAGGAAAAACAGCCTTAACTTGCACTGTTGGCCCTTTTCAAAGCAATATAAATAAGGTCTACAGGAGTGTCTACTTTATGAGGTGACATTTCcaaaacctttttttcccccttctataATAATGTCAGCCATACTAAATTGTGACATTTATGACTGCCAGGTCAGCACGAGCGGCCAGCGTTTTGGACACAATGGAACGAGCGCAAACTGCagcgcagacaaaaaaaaaaaagacgctacAAAATAGACAGCTGGACACAAAATCAAGTACTTGGACACGTGCGCTGCCTGCGCGGTGGACGGAGTTAAACTTAGCTGTAACTTCAGTCTCTTCGAGCGTCATTCCCGGGATGCCACAGGAAGGCAGAGCGAGGGAGGAAACAGCGTGTGGTTAGGTTACGCTGCAAATGCTCATATGAGAAACCCGTAAAAATGAGAAATTCCCTTTAAATCATATATTGGAATATTTAACTGACAGTGAAAATCAGCATctaccaaatatatatatatacaagcaAATGCGTGCTTTGGGCTTAAGGGTAACATTTAAGAATGTAACTTATGACTATAAATCAAAGCGATCAAagactagcttaatgctaacacataaggggaaacaccatagacaggctaatGAATGGCAACAATAATAACGGGCATAtattcatctaaaaaaaaaaaaaaaaaaaagaggtattATTCTGCCCCTTCATTATCAAGCTAAATACACCAGGAATAATTCATCCTCATTAAAACCACATTACAAAATATTTAGGCCGATTAAGATGGGCACAGTCAAAAAACGAGGATGTCACACATCCTCTCTTTTTAAGGACGGCTTCACTCAAAATAAGCTACGTGCAAACAAAAGAGTCCactgcggtgtgtgtgtgtgtccgcatGGCTAGCTGGCGGCGTGACTGAATGCAAACAATCCGTCGCCATGGCGACACTGCCCCTAAGCCTTTTGTTCCCGGCCTCGCTAGTACAGCACAGATGACTGCATTGATTGGGGGAAAAGTTGACCAAAAACAATTAGGAAAGTAACCAGTGTTTCCTTGCTCctaaatgcaaatgagcaacagaaaataaaataaataggtaATTTGCTCTggtgtgaagtttagttttctTCACACAGCAGCATTTTTAAACTGTAATCTGCATGGTTTAAAAACTTCCCCCTCAAAAAGTAAAtgctatcaaaaaaaaaaacgtggtgaAAGTGGATAAAGCAGAGTAAAGTGAAGATAAAATTGCCGAGAGACTAAAAGCACACCTACCTGAATCTGTGCAGTTTGGAGAGTGACTGAGTCACAAGCAAGCTTCCTGAAATCTTAATTCTTTGTTCTTTCATGGCTTTGATGGCACATTGCGTCCTTTGCATATATTTTTAGACACACATGAAAGGATCAGATTGCCATATTGTCAGTAAAGGAAGATCCCACAACACTTGACCTCATAtgaaggggagggggtgggggggcatttTGGCCACGCTAGCACTGACGGAAGATGGCAACATTGGGAATGTTCATCTCAGCAGTTgcttcaatataaaaaaaataaattagattAGATTGACCCGTGTCCCCCCTCCCCCGGACAAGGTATCAATTAATTTGATGGAGGCACTCAGGCCGCCGGTGAAGTAATACGCTGGTGACCTTGTCATTTTCGCTTGGCACACATGGGCTTCAGGTTTATTTCACGCTGTCATGTTCTTCTTTGTCTCCTAGACATGTACTCTTGTTACACAGTGCCCCTAGTGGTCAGACTTAGAAACTATATGAGTGTTTAAATGGAAGTACTTTTGACActaccgtaaaaaaaaaaaagttgtattgGTGCATCGCTTTCTACCTAGACGGTGTTTTGACCGTGTTGACACTAAACGACACCACGCGGTCTTGTAAGTTCAAACTAATCAGCTTGGTGGAGACAATAAGCCCGTAAGGCTTGAAGCTTAACTCAGTGGGGAggagtgtgtgggggggtgtctGCAAAAAGACACACGCCAACGGAATTAGTTACTCAACACCACTACACTGAATCTTAAAGTTAAcgattggttaaaaaaaaaaaaagcttccttgactatcttttttaaatgactacAAACGTATTTGAGGAATCAAGCATTCGGATGCATGTCCTCAACCAAGGACAgatgacattttatttaaaaaaaagaaaaacaagcccTGTAATTTGACTTTTGGGGTCTATAGCAGCACAACAAAAGCTTGCTGCACAAGCAACTCTGCTGTCACGCTAGGGGCATGCAAAGTCAAAAGTATTCAGATGATTACTATTAGCATAGAATAGGTAGGTATTAGCTAATTAGTCACCTTAGGTTAGCTCGGGCCCACCAAAACAGAACATACCTTCTCACAGCATCCCGTTACGCTCACGCATGTTCCCCTCCATGCAGTTTATTTTCCTATggtttgccaaaaaaaaaaaaaaaaaaacgctcccctTGCTCAGGAAAGGCAGCAGGCTACTTTGCGGGGAAAGAGGGGATAGATAAGAGGTGGGGgtggagagaggggggggggggtgtcgtcTGCTGCGGGCCGATGCGCGTCACGCTGCCGCCGCATGTGCATGTAAACACGGCTCGCTCGCTCCACTCACCGGACATCCGACACGGAGCGTTCAGCAGCCGCAGCTCTTGCTctatctttctctctctctctctgctggtGCACGTTGGGGTGGGCGGCTGTGGGATAGAAGGGAGAGGGGGGCTTGTAAATTACGTGGGAACAGAACTGGGGCACTGCAAGGCATGACGGACCTGTTAAAGCTACAGCGACCGCCGCCGCACTGGCCGGGACCTTTTCAACTGAATGCAGTGGCGATAGATGGCGCCCAATTGCATTTTTCCTCGTTTATATCTAATACAGAGCAGGgatattttccaattttcacAATTGTTCCCTACATTATATTTACACATTGCTAACCAATATAATGTCTtgaaaatagcttttttttttttaatttaccacACTGGCTTTCAatttttaataattaaaaaaaataattaaaaaatacatattgtTACGTTATTATTTATTGGTGGCCATGATGGTGGTACTTGTTTTGCTGACTTGGTATGAATAAAAAGGTTTGCCTGCTCTCCAGGTGAACCTGTTTGAAAGTATGCAAAACATTCTTCGACTTTGATTATGCAGCATGAAAAAAAGATAACTCCCCTTACATTGCAGCTTTAAGTCAAACTTTCATCGCCGCAACACTGCATAAATATTGAAGACTCATATTATGCACATCTCCAAAATAATTTGCCTCTCCGCGTGTAATTTACAGCTTGGGGATCTCCAATATTTCAAAACTTTCCGTGGACGTGAGCGATGTGTTTATAAGGATGATGTGctgaaaacatgttttatttatatCTACAGGGAACTAGGAAAGAACTTTAAATCATGTTCTAAAATAAAacccattttttatttattgctaaTTTTCCGGAGTGAGCTTTCATTCTATATACCGTAGCTTTAATTTCACTTCCAATTCAATTTTCATGACATGCTTTCCTCTAAGCTTCCCACATCAACCTTCTTTGAAGAGAATCTGGTCACAAGTCCCTTACAGTAATCTCAGACCAAAGTATTAAAAAGTTGAAAAAACACTCACTTTGTGGTCTTTGGACTGGTTGACCCCTGCCAAACAGCAGGCGTCCCCCCTCAGTCGTCTTTCAATGGTGGTTATGAATTTGGGGCAAGTTAACAGAAGCCCCATTAGACCCAGCAGATGGCGCTATGGTGGAAATAAAAGCTtgttactttaaaaaaacaacacactggTAAAATGTTTATAAACTTACCTTTGGATGGACACCATCATATCACAGTTGTTTCCACATGATGGAGAAAGGTTGTAAAACATAAATCTAAAATCTAGGAAACATGCACTCAATATGTTGCTATCCTTTAAATGATTATATTTATCTTGATTTTATTCCCACATATATTCtcattgttttcttctttgaaTACTTCAAGCTAATTTTATTCCAATTCAAAGGAATAATTGACTACCATTTTGACAAATGATTCACTTTTAGTCACTATGGCTAACCTACCAGGTAGCTAATTTTCACAAGAATTAGCCAAATTAGCATTTGGACATTAACAGAAGGAAAACAGGCTAATTAACTAAGAACCAGTCAActtgttttgaaattttaacATTTTTTATCCCCCCCCTTTTCACAATTTACATGTAAAATTGTCACAGTTAGCCAGTCTAGCTTACTAAGCTAACTAGACATTAGCCTCCAATAAGGCACAACAGGGTTGTTCTTCATTCCCCAAATTCTTGAGGGATCAAGTGGGTTCAAAAGACACGATTCCTTGGAAAAATTTCCTCCCATTTCCCCCCACACATTTTCGTTTTTGTTCCCCTAGTGTCTAGACTTCATTAGCTGAGGATGAGCCTCTCCCATGTAAGCCGTACTAAAGACAACGAGGCCGATTGTTCAAACGGATTTTGGACCCTACGCAGCTTTTCCATCGCCTTGCGCTAGAAATTGCACACACTGCACTGAAATAgctctgaaacacacacacacacaaaaagcgaATTAAGAGATGATTAAAAGTTGACTGGAGCGAGTTCCGCAAATAGAAAGGCTGAAAGTTTAATCAGAGTGTTAAAGCACTTCAAGCATATGGGATTCAGGGGAATTTATGCATCACAAGTTTTAGGCCGCTTGGGGACAAATTGAAGGACGCAAAAAAATGTAACTTAATTAAAAATGGTGCAATACTGCTCTCTAGAGGATCCAAAACCAATGACATGCActtgaattgaaaataaataaatattgtattCACCTTTCAAATAATTTCTTTTGAATACAAAGACGAGTAATCTATATAAATGTGTTTGCTAGTTCAAATTCTGACCTTTTCCCTATTGTTATTCAATATGATTTATTGAAAGAACACAACTGGCATTCACTGTCACTTACATAATTGGGTGctttggcatttaacaatgacaTTAAGAGCTCGACTGTTTTGGTGTAAATCTCGAGATGCCGGCTTGATTTTAGTTGCATGATATAATCTTTACGTTACTTTTTAAATGTGGTTACTTTTAGTTGatgtgagttaaaaaaaaaaaaaaaaagtgccagtCATGTTTTATGAAGTGCTATGTAATAAGaaaggatattaaaaaaaaaaaaaactactaatGTCCAACTactgaaaaaaatgtaaattcacTTCTGTGAAGTTCAGTTATGGACATAGAATAAGCGTCCAGAGGTTCCATAAAAACGACATTTGCTTTAGTTCAAGATGGAGTTTACAGCCTTTGTGGTCCTTGCATTGATGAAATCAGATTTCCTGAAGCCATACTGTTGAATACAAAGAGATACATTTTAAGTTGAGGCGAAAGAAGGCCTCCAGGAATGCTCACCATCTTGTAGGTGGCATGAAGGTCACTGTGCTTCCACATGGAGTGTAGTAGGAGACATGCAGCGACACCTGCTCGACTTGGACCGTAACTACAAAAAGAAGTGATGAAATAATgacaaaaggaaataaaaagaaaagaaaaatattgtgCGTGTTCATTTTCGAAAGGAACAACTGTGATTGGCATTCCTCAGGGACGCGTTTAAAGTCCACTCATTTTTACAAAGGTCAAGTGATACGTTTGACCTTCAGTGTTTTTAATAGCAACTCATATCTTCAAATGGaaagccaaacacacacacatggaaaaTACACAGGAGCTGCTGACTCACCCGTTGTCTTTTTTGCTGATGTTGCAGATCTTTGGGAGGGCGTCCTGGCTCAACATGGCTCGGATGTTGTGCGCGCCGCTCTGGCTCAGGTTAATGAGAATGTAGCACAGAGACGCCGTCACGTCCGAGGGCAGGTCTCTTCCCGTGTCATTATTGGGCAGGAGCTCCACCACCTCTGGCAACACCTGCGTAACTGCAAGTAGACATTTGGCGTATTTTGTTATAAAACGCTTCTGATGGGAAAGGTGACTAGAGTGACAACAAACCAATATCAGGGTGCAGCTCAGAGAAGCGAGACAGATTTCTGATGAGCGACACGGCTGTCCTCTTCACGTCACGCTCGCCCTCCTGCAACATTTTCCTCACGTGCTGGAGGCCGTTCTCTTTGTGGACGATTGTGTAGGCAATAGCTTTAgtcacctggaaaaaaaatttgttgggaaataaaaataacaataactcATTTTTCCACAAGAGGGAGCCCAAACTTTCCTTTTCAAATTAACAGCAATATGAGGTCAGGTCAGCTCTCACCTGTCCATTGCCGGCCGTGATGTTCTGCAGAGCTCCGATGGCCGCCTCCTGTGTGTGGTGGCGCCCGCTGCGGGCGATGAGCGACAGGTACATGCGGATGATGATGGAGCTCCACAGCCATTCCATGCCGCGGGGGTTGGCCTTCTCCTCCAACAGCGTGcaatgatgctgctgctgctgctggccacATATGCAATACATGATGGATGACCTTTGAGATCCAGAAGCTGTACTTAATTAGATTTCCTCTGATGAAAGATATTTACTTCTTTGATTTTAGCGCTGCGTTGTGCAAAACATCCGACCGCTTTGGGCTTGGGCACCGCGTCTTCTTGCGTGTGCAATAGCTGGGTGGCGTACTTGTCGGGCAACTCGGACTCGATTTGATAGGACAAGTTGTGTAAGATGCACACGCAGTTCTCTGTGGACTtttggaaaatatattttaagatCGGATGCGAGTGTCAGAAAAGGAAAGCGACGTTTGACGACAACCTTGTCATCGGCCTTGTAGTCCGACACGGTCCGTCGGATGTAGTAGACGAGAGAGTCGATGAGGTTCTCGCactccctcatggctttccttCCATCTGGACCGGAGGAGCTCAGGTTTCTAGACACAAAAACTTCAGGATAAGCGGCAGATGGCAGTCTAACTTCACAAGAGCCTCTTTGTAAAACAGTTCAAAGACAGAAGAATACCGGCTTGCAAACTTAAAAAAAGTAGACTTGAAAGAGAGGACGTGATGAATAATTCAGTCCTTCAGTCTTTTCAAACAACACAGTCATGCCACCACCATATGTAAGGTTTATTAAACCATTTTTATGGCTTTGTAATGCTACATAGTCTCTCCATGACAGGTGGTCTAACTTCTTCTTAACGTTCTTTTAACTAGGTGAAGAAGACAAATTTCTATGGAACCATCAATACTTCGCTCATGTGACGTACCTGAGGCAGCCGGTAGCATTGTGGAAAACCTCATCGTCCGCGAGCAGCTCATCTTTAGGGTTCTCCCCTTCGGAAATGCCCGAGCTCGGCACCAGGACGGCCTGCGTAAGAACCGGCAAAACCTCTCGAGAGAGGTTTTCCTTCAGGAGGTCGTGAGAGGACAGGTTCCACAGGAGGCCTGAGAGGTTAAAGGTCATCAAATGAGAAGCCACGCCCTTGACGATACAATGCAAGTCGAGAACGGACCGGCAAGTTGTCTTCTGGTTTCTGTATCGCGGCTGTTCTTCAGCACCCGCAAAATGGTGGCTATGCCGGCGTGGTCCTTCACCTCCATCTTGTTGTCGCTGTTCTGGTACACCACGTTGCgcagggcggcggcggcggcccgctGCACCTCCTCCTCGTCATTGTGAAGCAGCTGCAGCAGTTTTTTGATGCCACGCATGAAATATACCTGGAAGAAAATTTTGAATGTAACACCAACTCCTTTCACTACTGTATTAGAACGGGAGAGGCCCAAACCATCTTCCTGGCGTCTGCGCTTTTGAAACACTGCGATTGGATGTGAGCGGCGGCGCTGATCAGCGCGTCTTCGTTCTGCTGAGTAAGCTGACTGACGGCCTTCTCTAGCGTCATCTCCGGGGGCTTCTCGGACCTTCTGGCCGAGACAAGAAATCAGAATCTCCATCCATACGTTGGTGTACATAAATAAAAGAGGACTCACAGAGGTGAGAGATTGTTTGCTTGGACTTGCTGAAGCTCCACCCCCGCTCGTCCCACCATATCCACCTCCATGCTGTTCCCCGAGGGCGGGTACGTGTTCAGTCTGAGAAGCCTTTGACTTTTCGACATCCACGGTAACCCATCACGTAAGTGGGGGGTGACCGCCATCCCCTCGTTCTGCTGGAAAGCCGACTCGTTCCAGCTAGACTCAAACCCGCCCTGGCGAAATGACGCGTCCGACCAAATGCGGAAGCTCCCGTTGGCGGGCGAGGAGGGGTTGATGGCCGCCCATCGCGGGGCCTCGGAGAGCGCGTAGCGCTGACGCGAGGCCGGCGAGCGGCCGAGTTGAGAGCAGTTCCTGTGGGATAGACTACGGACGGGCAGGGTGGACGTGCTCAAATGGCGGAAATTGAAATGGTGCTGGGCCTTGTCGGGCGTCCTAGGAGGGGACATTTCGACTCTTCTGGACGGCCTCCGCACACACTCGCTGGTTGACAGAGAGCAACCGAAGCCATTTACCTGTGGAGTAAAACACACCTGTAAAACTatttaaaaattttaaattgaatAGTTACAATTCAGAATGTACCGTAAACATATTCAGCTGAATATCAGAATCTAATTCATGTGACCGCTTGAAAAGTTCACTTATTTGCTATTTTTATGCCCTTTGGTTATCTAATTGAGTttgatttagacaaaagtaagcCTTTGACACCATCTTGTGGACTTTATAGGCATTTAGAGTACAGTTTAAACCTTTTTCTCCATCCTTCAAATGATTCAGTCTAAACAAAATAGTCAAAGCAATAATGTAAATATTACATAATAAACtataattaaaatgtaataaatatttaagtttgtcaaataaatatacAGTGATATCCTTCAATTTTCCTGTTTCTTTGACATAATTTAattattaaaaatacaataccACAGCGTGAGGTCTCAATCCATCCGCAGTGTCAAAACTCTTGGCAAAGCTTCTCTGTAAGTGAACGCCGCCTGAAACAAGTCGAGGTGGTTGAGTGTTTAGTTACACACTACTATAATCACACGTTGGCATCTCAACTTCCTGGGAAACCGACTGTACGAGTAAATAAACTACCACACGCATCCGCTGATTCGCATGAGACTTGGATGGAATGATGACCATGCATGACATCTAAGGAGATCCAAAAGTAGGTCATGTAGTATGACCGCAATAATTACCAGTATTAAAATAATACCTGTGACAAAACTGAGCTCGCATTGCTCAAACAGGATGAAACAATAAATCATAAAGTGACTGGTCCAAAGTCTATGTTTGCATGATCGATAAAAGTTAAACATTTGATTCTCTTTAAGCCAATGAGATGGTTCCATGTTGCTTTTGGGCGAATGGATGAACTTGCAGGAACCTGTTGGACCAGCATAATACGATCTGTCGTGCATTCCATTGTAAATGTTTGGAGTCAATGAAAAGCCTCAATAGAAAGTGATTGCCTTTTGAAAAAACATCTTTTAGTATGATTTACTTATCACAAAGTTCTCCTGAGGGTGTGGCTcttaaaaaaagtcaatctgTGTTCAGTGATTTACtcgattgtgttgttgtttagTTATGATAATTAATTTGAGATGAGCGGAGGTGgagtttaaataaaaacaaaccccAAGAGCGTGGGTTGTGATAATATTTACAGTATGGTGTGTTAAATTTGTCATAATGCGAAATAATAGGAGAAAGTGGGGATTACCATTGGAAACATTTCTCCTCGACTTCCGTGACAGGGTGAGCTGAACTTGCTGCTGGACCCGCAGGCTGCGGTCACTGGACGGAGGACAAGCCGAGGACCaagcgctcggctcggctgGCAAGGCCAAGGTGGTGTCGGTGTCCAGCCGGTGGTGGGCGAGCGTCGGTAGGGCCGACTTGAAGAACAATTCGTCCATTTATCACCTCTTCATCGCCTCGCTAACATTGTTAACATGAACAAAGCGACGCCATTCCATGATTTGATTCTGTTTTGTCCtcgtgaaaaaaaatccatccggTGAATTGTGACGTCATACGAGGCGGAGTTAGATTTACCTGGGGTGTCAAGTGACGCCATTGTGTGGTTACGTTGAGGCTTTTGTTTTGGTCTATGAGACACGCCCAGTCCCAACGGGAAAAAATGGTCCCGCTCAGTTTACTTAAAACTTTTATTTGTCCGTAACAATTGAAAGGAATTAAACCAAGCAATGACTGTACTGACAGAGCCAAATGGATGGATCTACTTTTTGTCTCCGCTAGATTCACTTTGCCGCCGCTTCTATCATATCGCGAGATTACGTTGAACGTAATTAATAATTTCATAAACATGCAATTTTACATAAGTCTTTAATAAATTATTGGTATAATGCTCATTGGTGATTGATTTAACAGGCCAATCTTGCTATAGCTTGTcacctgaagaaaaaaagaaaaacaccattTACAGTAAGAATTTCCCcccatttaatgttttttttttttttttcagatcttcAACACAATATTTCCAGTTTAAAGTCAGTCATTTATCATAAGAATCAATAATAACATGTCTCCTGGTTTGCTTTGATTTAACATTCAAAGTTGCCCAATGTGACAGAAACAACGAGGCTTGCACCAGTTTTACATTCATTTGCATTAAATACATTAAATTTCGGGTGACTGAAGGTTCAAGAATTGCCTCCAAAGTTACATTAGGGGATTTAACTCAAATGTATGACGCGTTAGAAGTCATTCATAAGTCACATTAGTTCAACAAAACAGTCGACACCAcacttttcttccacataattaaAATCTTAAAAGTATATTCTTTTACATGTCTACATGAAATGTTGAAATTTGGCACCATTCACATCCGTAACAACATTTTCACTCAAGCATTTTAGTAATATTTGGATATTATGCCAAAAGAAATAATCAGAGTTTGGATTCAAGGCTATTGTTATTCCGTTAACGGCATTAGTGAGTTTAAATGTAACACATTCAAACCATTTTCAGGACTGTAGAAAGCACAGAGGGGGGACGGGGGGTGCTGTTTGGGCGGGGGGGTCCAGTTATTTGTACATAGttaaaaagttacaaaacagTAAGTACAGATTCATTCAAGTTAAAAACACAATCCCAATACGTTTCCCCAAGGCTAATTCGAGCGTCGTCATTCAGCCGTCGACAGAAGCagcttctgtcttttttttttttttttttttggcagaaaGTATCAAGCGCCTGACAAGCCTCAAGCACCTCATCAAGGCCTCCTGGGCAACACCATATGATAAAAACAAGAGCAGCTATAGTGAGTTTAAATGTTAAAACACAGGCCGTCGATAAAGGTGAAGCAGGAAGCAGCCTGTGATGGACATTTGATACTGCGAAGAACTTCAAATGGTTTGAAAGGTGGGAACCAGGCGGCTTTTTCTcgcatgacatcatcatcatcatcggcggacGCTTGTCGCTGTTAGCAAGACAGCATTTCCGACTCATCCGCTTGTTTACTTGGACTGAGGTAGCGATTCACAGAAAGCCTCGTGTGACCTTTGAACTGGCCCACCAACGGCCCAGAAATAATCATAAAACAGTTTTGGAATTAAATAAACAGTCAACACAAGTTAAGTCAGCCAAAAAGAGGAGGCGCTGCAGAAAGTTTGTGAATTTTCATCATTCAATGCCAGCTCAAGAAAACAATGGACCTTTGACTTCTTTAGCCGTCAATAGCAACAAATGAGTTCATTAGAAAATACCATTCTATTTATTGATTATTATGTTATTATTCTTAAAGTTTTATGTCCGACTTTTATGTACAGCCCTTTGTTCGTAAGTGCGCTACAAATAAATTTGAGTTGTGTATAGTCAGATTTTTAACGGACACATTTCcaattatttacttatttgaagtattttcttttttgttgttgttgttgtgaaccacactgtaaattaaaataattaataatttcaAATG
This is a stretch of genomic DNA from Syngnathus typhle isolate RoL2023-S1 ecotype Sweden linkage group LG21, RoL_Styp_1.0, whole genome shotgun sequence. It encodes these proteins:
- the pkp2 gene encoding plakophilin-2 isoform X1; the encoded protein is MDELFFKSALPTLAHHRLDTDTTLALPAEPSAWSSACPPSSDRSLRVQQQVQLTLSRKSRRNVSNGGVHLQRSFAKSFDTADGLRPHAVVNGFGCSLSTSECVRRPSRRVEMSPPRTPDKAQHHFNFRHLSTSTLPVRSLSHRNCSQLGRSPASRQRYALSEAPRWAAINPSSPANGSFRIWSDASFRQGGFESSWNESAFQQNEGMAVTPHLRDGLPWMSKSQRLLRLNTYPPSGNSMEVDMVGRAGVELQQVQANNLSPLRSEKPPEMTLEKAVSQLTQQNEDALISAAAHIQSQCFKSADARKMVYFMRGIKKLLQLLHNDEEEVQRAAAAALRNVVYQNSDNKMEVKDHAGIATILRVLKNSRDTETRRQLAGLLWNLSSHDLLKENLSREVLPVLTQAVLVPSSGISEGENPKDELLADDEVFHNATGCLRNLSSSGPDGRKAMRECENLIDSLVYYIRRTVSDYKADDKSTENCVCILHNLSYQIESELPDKYATQLLHTQEDAVPKPKAVGCFAQRSAKIKEQQQQHHCTLLEEKANPRGMEWLWSSIIIRMYLSLIARSGRHHTQEAAIGALQNITAGNGQVTKAIAYTIVHKENGLQHVRKMLQEGERDVKRTAVSLIRNLSRFSELHPDIVTQVLPEVVELLPNNDTGRDLPSDVTASLCYILINLSQSGAHNIRAMLSQDALPKICNISKKDNGYGPSRAGVAACLLLHSMWKHSDLHATYKMYGFRKSDFINARTTKAVNSILN
- the pkp2 gene encoding plakophilin-2 isoform X2, which gives rise to MDELFFKSALPTLAHHRLDTDTTLALPAEPSAWSSACPPSSDRSLRVQQQVQLTLSRKSRRNVSNGGVHLQRSFAKSFDTADGLRPHAVVNGFGCSLSTSECVRRPSRRVEMSPPRTPDKAQHHFNFRHLSTSTLPVRSLSHRNCSQLGRSPASRQRYALSEAPRWAAINPSSPANGSFRIWSDASFRQGGFESSWNESAFQQNEGMAVTPHLRDGLPWMSKSQRLLRLNTYPPSGNSMEVDMVGRAGVELQQVQANNLSPLRSEKPPEMTLEKAVSQLTQQNEDALISAAAHIQSQCFKSADARKMVYFMRGIKKLLQLLHNDEEEVQRAAAAALRNVVYQNSDNKMEVKDHAGIATILRVLKNSRDTETRRQLAGLLWNLSSHDLLKENLSREVLPVLTQAVLVPSSGISEGENPKDELLADDEVFHNATGCLRNLSSSGPDGRKAMRECENLIDSLVYYIRRTVSDYKADDKSTENCVCILHNLSYQIESELPDKYATQLLHTQEDAVPKPKAVGCFAQRSAKIKEQQQHHCTLLEEKANPRGMEWLWSSIIIRMYLSLIARSGRHHTQEAAIGALQNITAGNGQVTKAIAYTIVHKENGLQHVRKMLQEGERDVKRTAVSLIRNLSRFSELHPDIVTQVLPEVVELLPNNDTGRDLPSDVTASLCYILINLSQSGAHNIRAMLSQDALPKICNISKKDNGYGPSRAGVAACLLLHSMWKHSDLHATYKMYGFRKSDFINARTTKAVNSILN